The window TAGTCTTTTGATCTAAACTCTCATAAAACAAAGTTACATACAttgtaaaaacatatttttatttgaattaatttaacattcttttaaaaaaattagggaTCAAAGATTCTTATGCTTTTACCTCTTCATCATCAAATTAATAGACTTTTGAATATTGGCAAAGTAACTATATATACAGTGGGAAATGGCCGGGATAGAAGTGACTAAAATCTAAAGTGATTACAGAAAAATATACTAGTTTTCATAATATGATATTATATAATAAGGGTGGCATTAGAACCTAATGTTTGTCAATGATTTTGGTTGCATGTCTCGTGTATGGTAGATTGGTAGGTAGATAATCTATCATCCATTTCTTGGTCCCGAAGCAAAAATGGCTTTTACatttccattttattttatcaataaatttcCCATTTTCTACATTATTATTTCCAAAttggaaaccaaaaaaaaaagaacgaagAATCAAAATTGGCTGACGAAGATAGGATAGTTCCATGTAAGTTCCCTCCACACAACCTTATATATAAAGTCATCCCTAAACCTCCTTAGACTCGCATTCTCATTATCCtcagtaaaaaataaattcaattaAATTTCAGACCATTTTTATTTCTCAAATTGATTGGCAGTCTTGTTTGCGCGAGATGTACGGTGTTGGTGGATCGGGGACAGCGGGGTTGGCAGAGGTATACGCGATGAGAAAAAATTATAAGGAAaacatgaagaaaaaaattgaggcagcagcagcagcagcagcagcaaaaGAAGATAAATACAATGTtgtagagaagaagaaaatcggGGAAATGAAGAAACCAAAGAAAAGTCTCCAGACTAATTCGAAGGTTTCCTCCGTAGATATTTAACAATCTCTGTAGCTTTGCATTTAACTCTTTACTGTTTTATGATGGGTTCAGTTTGTTCTTTCCTGTAATTTATTTTTCGttatcaataatattttttttgcttttaagaTTAAATCATCCGAGAAATATATTATACAGTCAGTTAAACAAATATATGTACTCGTATTCACCTGAAAGTTAGCAAGCTTTAGTTCATCAGTCATACAGATTTTGTGAAGAGAGATGTTTACCAGCTTGAAAAGAAGGAGATTTTCCCATTTTGATTTGGAGATTAATAATCGTAATTTAGAGATAAGAGTCTTCTTTCAAGATCTTCTCAATATCGTGTTTTCCTTTCACTGACTTGTCCATCTCTACTATCTTCTACACGTTCCTCTCAGTGACGCTCACGCATGGGATCAAGCTCTGATAAGatagcactacaagaaaacagcggtattctgacggacgttccgacggaaaatgaattcctcggaatataccgaggaatttctgaggcaattccgaggaaacccaaaatttggcttcctcggaatttcctcggaatataccgacggaattccgaggaaaattcatttcgtcggaatattccgacggaataccgaggaaaatagtattcctcggaaaaaaccgatgaattccgaggaaatattatagacgttagagagccgttggggggattttaaaaattccgaggaaattccgagggcagaaaggttttcctcggaatttcctcggaatagatcttgtcgatttagggatttgattatacattccttttcctcagaatttccgacgacgatagagttttcctcggaattccctcggaaaattacgaggaaattccgaggaacttggggttttaaaccgaaaacaacgttttacggattgaataacacgtatataaccttcatcaagtgtcttaaccagattatgaagtcaaactttggtgttttacccaataacaaacacttttacgattgcatgaacgaaaaccacacaacataagagaaacacttatacactttaacaaacggtaaagggaatacttacaattatttttgaaattttgttatttcatggtttatgatcatctatacaaagaatcctcaatggtatgcattataattgtataagaaatgaaatacggcgaaaataatcgatgttttgaaaccccaaaccctggttcctcagaatttcctcggtaaattccgaggaaattccgaggaaacctggttcctcggaatattttcatttaaccgggtaaaccaagccgccaaatatttcgcgaaaattgaattaataatttccgaggaaattccgacggatatagtaaatatttccgaggaaattccgacggataatttccgtcggacccctcattttattaggtcgagcccgacttcttccccatttctctccgccGCACTCTCTCTTTCCCCTGCGATTTCGTcgactcctctcttctcccttgcgatttacggcgctttctctcttctccctcgcgatttccaccctaatcctcatgtatgaaccctatcccactcttttaggttagatttgtatggtttttaagtagatttgatgattttggaatgagatttatagattttgttagggtgaatggtagatttgtgtaaaatcgagtttgattatgtatttcacttgatttgaattttttttttttagtttttattaattttgtggttataaaaatcgaatttgtaattatatatatatattgaaaacgttttttgtatataaaatctattttttgcattttaaattcatttatatatttattaaacatttttaaaatctataaaacttttttaagattaaaaatcatatatataatatttaaaatcatttttttgtggttataaaacgttttatgtattttatatataaaatataaatttctatatttattaaacatttttaatattatgaaaactattttttgtaattatttaacattttaaattttttaaaactattttttttaattattaactgtttttgcgatttatttaaactatttttttaatttttatactattttatatttattaaaactaattttgtatttataaaacatttttttatttataaacactattttattattttttgtatttataaaaactattttgtatttataaaaagatgatttcatatttataaaaatatttatattttttaaaactaattttgtatttataaaacatttttttgatttataaacactattttattattttttgtatttataaaaactattttgtatttataaaaagatgatttcatatttataaaaatatttatatttattataactaattttttatttataaaacattttttttatttataaaaactattttatttttttttgtatttataaaaactattttgtatttataaaaagatgatttcatatttataaaaatatttatatttattataactaattttgtatttataaaacatttttttatttataaaaactattttatttttttgtattttaaatatgttttctattttaattttatattttcgaatttcaatttaaaaaataaatttatattttttttttaattttggaaatattccgaggaagtgtatccctcgggatattccgacgacatcttcctcggaatattccgaggaaattccgacgaacttgtggtcctcggaatttcctcggaaattcattttctcggaattccgtcggaaatttccaaggaatttccgaggaaaaatgaaattccgaggagttattttcgaggacttttttcgtcggtatgtcgtcggaatagcgttattccgacgacataccgacgattttttccctcagtatgtcgctgttttcttgtagtgtagaGATTACAATCCGGTTAATATACTATTCAAGAGAGAGACGCTAGAGTAAAAGGTTTTACATTGAGATGATCAGAGGCGTTGCAGGGAGTTGAAAGAATTAGCTGAACCACCGAACAGATTTATTTCATTGTCGGTGGAGCTATCATTGTTTAAACTGAAGCAATTCAGACTAATAGTGAGTTATCATTATTGAAGAACGGAGGACTAATAATGGAAATCCGGAGCATCTTTGGAACTGAGTCTAcgattctttttatatattcacCAAACAAGAGTGGAAGGATCCAACCAAAAGACTACGCTCAAGAACCTTAGCTCTCTGTATCTGCACGTTTCTCTTCTTTTCCAGAGTTCTATTTCAAAACCATTGTTGCACGTTAGCTCTCTGTCTCTTTCCTGAATTAATGTTTGTCATGAGATTAAAGTATATGCATCGATTGAGTTTGACAGTACTCTGCCAAGTTTTGGCAATATCTCTGAAGTGGATAAACTAGCGAATTTGAAAACTGTAAGAGATGGATTACATCCATCCACAAGACCCATCGAATAAGAGATTCAGCCCATCAAGTCGGCTTAATGATCCCTTTACTTGGCGCCACAGGCTTGGCGCTTCAGCTCGGCTCGAGAGCTCGATTGATTGGTCCAGTAGCTCGGCCTGAGACACAAGTTGCAGCCCATTATGTCAAGACGACCTAGGGCAGACGGGAGAAAGATTTTATCTATAAAAGGAAGGCAAGAACGACCGGGAGGGGATCCACACAtgaacaaacacacacacacctgGCAGCTAGAAATTAGGGTTTATCCGTTTGTATTTATCGCTAACTTGTACTTTACCGGCTAGCTTAACGAGAACACGTTACTTTTTTTGCTCTACCTACTCTTTGTAAGCCGTTATTCTTTTCCGATCTAATAAACTTATTTGAAATAACTCACCATCGAATTTAGTCGGTCTGTACCAAATCCGACCAAAGTCAGATTCAACAGTTGGCATTACGAAATAGCGTTAACACGATCACCTTGACTCACGCGGAGTAACCCTCCAGTGAAGAGCCGTAACCTACTCCAGCTGCCATCACACCGACCATGACATGGCACCAACGTGTTGTGCCTCGCTCAGctagataaatatatatatatatatatatatttacttcaactaatatataatattttgtataaatgtgtatgcatatattattaaaattaattgtaaGTGTAACTTAACAAATACAAAACTGAAGCAACACTCATCAAGTAGAAATTTGTTGataattaaatgataaaaaaactatttaaatttatttattattattaatttacatGTTTATTTTAACGTATTTCAACTATAACAAAAAgccaaaatttattaatatttataataaagacatatttaaaactaaagaataacagaaatatttagaataaataatcatttaatataatataatataaaccaacttatttttataaaatatcattttaactctactaaaatttaaacaaaattaatctgaaatatttaaacataattaaaagaaacaagattacaaaaaataaattgaagatTTTTTTCTAAACCGACTGAGttagaatataaaaataataatataagtaaattttaaatttaaata of the Brassica rapa cultivar Chiifu-401-42 chromosome A03, CAAS_Brap_v3.01, whole genome shotgun sequence genome contains:
- the LOC103858488 gene encoding uncharacterized protein LOC103858488 — protein: MYGVGGSGTAGLAEVYAMRKNYKENMKKKIEAAAAAAAAKEDKYNVVEKKKIGEMKKPKKSLQTNSKVSSVDI